The proteins below come from a single Streptomyces sp. M92 genomic window:
- a CDS encoding DNA translocase FtsK: MASRPSAAKKQPAKKAAAPAKGPARKAPAKKAPAKKAPARKAAAKKPAPKPAPSPTGGVYRVVRALWLGIAHAVGAVFRGMGQGAKNLDPAHRKDGVALLLLGVALIVAAGTWADLKGPVGDLVEILVTGAFGRLDLLVPILLGAIAVRLIRHPEKPEANGRIVIGLSALVVGVLGQVHIACGSPARGEGMHAIRDAGGLIGWGAATPLSYTMTDVLAVPLLVLLTVFGLLVVTATPVNAVPQRLRQLGVRLGLLRDPEADEFTDDDERYDEQWREALPARSRKRGGPAAEPYDPDGAEQEALARRRTRPRRSAVPQPDMDRPLDAVDVAAAAAAALDGAVLHGMPPSPLVADLTQGVSTGERESSAPAPTPVPAARPQPGKLKKDGPGEKAGVPDLTKTPVPQERELPPRAEQLQLSGDITYSLPALDLLTRGGPGKARSAANDAIVASLTTVFTEFKVDAAVTGFTRGPTVTRYEVELGPAVKVERITALAKNIAYAVASPDVRIISPIPGKSAVGIEIPNTDREMVNLGDVLRLAESAEDDDPMLVAFGKDVEGGYVMHSLAKMPHMLVAGATGSGKSSCINCLITSIMMRATPEDVRMILVDPKRVELTAYEGIPHLITPIITNPKRAAEALQWVVREMDLRYDDLAAYGYRHIDDFNRAVREGKVKPPEGSERELQPYPYLLVIVDELADLMMVAPRDVEDAIVRITQLARAAGIHLVLATQRPSVDVVTGLIKANVPSRLAFATSSLADSRVILDQPGAEKLIGKGDGLFLPMGANKPTRMQGAFVTEEEVQAVVRHCKEQMAPVFRDDVTVGTKQKKEIDEDIGDDLDLLCQAAELVVSTQFGSTSMLQRKLRVGFAKAGRLMDLMESRSIVGPSEGSKARDVLVKPDELDGVLAVIRGESEG, encoded by the coding sequence ATGGCCTCACGTCCCTCCGCAGCCAAGAAGCAGCCCGCGAAGAAGGCGGCCGCTCCCGCGAAGGGTCCGGCGAGGAAGGCCCCTGCCAAGAAGGCGCCGGCGAAGAAGGCACCCGCCAGGAAAGCCGCGGCCAAGAAGCCCGCCCCCAAGCCGGCGCCCAGCCCCACGGGAGGCGTCTACCGGGTCGTACGCGCCCTGTGGCTGGGCATCGCCCACGCCGTCGGCGCCGTCTTCCGCGGCATGGGGCAGGGCGCGAAGAACCTCGACCCGGCGCACCGCAAGGACGGCGTCGCCCTGCTGCTGCTCGGCGTCGCCCTGATCGTCGCCGCGGGCACCTGGGCCGACCTCAAGGGCCCCGTCGGCGACCTCGTGGAGATCCTCGTCACCGGCGCCTTCGGCCGGCTCGACCTGCTGGTCCCGATCCTGCTCGGCGCCATCGCCGTACGCCTGATCCGGCACCCGGAGAAGCCGGAGGCCAACGGACGCATCGTGATCGGCCTCTCCGCGCTCGTCGTCGGGGTCCTCGGGCAAGTCCACATCGCCTGCGGCTCACCGGCCCGCGGGGAGGGCATGCACGCCATAAGGGACGCCGGCGGCCTCATCGGCTGGGGCGCGGCGACCCCGCTGTCGTACACCATGACCGACGTCCTGGCCGTGCCCCTGCTCGTGCTGCTCACCGTCTTCGGGCTGCTGGTCGTCACGGCCACCCCGGTCAACGCCGTCCCCCAGCGGCTGCGGCAGCTCGGCGTACGGCTCGGCCTCCTTCGGGACCCGGAGGCCGACGAGTTCACGGACGACGACGAGCGGTACGACGAGCAGTGGCGCGAGGCGCTGCCCGCGCGGTCACGCAAGCGCGGGGGGCCGGCCGCCGAGCCGTACGACCCCGACGGGGCGGAGCAGGAGGCGCTCGCCCGGCGCCGTACCAGGCCCCGGCGGTCCGCCGTGCCGCAGCCCGACATGGACCGGCCGTTGGACGCCGTGGACGTCGCCGCCGCCGCGGCCGCCGCCCTCGACGGCGCCGTACTGCACGGAATGCCGCCGTCCCCGCTGGTCGCCGACCTCACCCAGGGCGTGAGCACGGGGGAGCGGGAGTCGTCGGCGCCGGCCCCGACGCCGGTCCCGGCGGCGCGTCCGCAACCGGGGAAGCTCAAGAAGGACGGTCCCGGGGAGAAGGCGGGTGTCCCGGACCTCACCAAGACGCCGGTCCCGCAGGAACGGGAGCTTCCGCCGCGCGCCGAGCAGCTCCAGCTCTCCGGCGACATCACCTACTCGCTGCCGGCCCTCGACCTCCTCACGCGCGGCGGCCCCGGCAAGGCGCGCAGCGCCGCCAACGACGCCATAGTCGCGTCCCTGACCACCGTCTTCACCGAGTTCAAGGTCGACGCCGCCGTCACCGGCTTCACCCGGGGCCCGACGGTCACGCGCTACGAGGTGGAGCTCGGGCCCGCCGTGAAGGTCGAGCGGATCACCGCGCTGGCCAAGAACATCGCCTACGCCGTCGCCAGCCCCGACGTGCGCATCATCAGCCCGATCCCCGGCAAGTCCGCCGTCGGCATCGAGATCCCCAACACCGACCGGGAGATGGTCAACCTCGGCGACGTGCTGAGGCTGGCCGAGTCCGCCGAGGACGACGACCCGATGCTGGTCGCCTTCGGCAAGGACGTCGAGGGCGGCTACGTCATGCACTCGCTGGCGAAGATGCCGCACATGCTGGTCGCCGGCGCCACCGGCTCCGGCAAGTCGTCCTGCATCAACTGCCTGATCACCTCGATCATGATGCGGGCGACCCCGGAGGACGTCCGGATGATCCTGGTCGACCCCAAGCGCGTCGAACTGACCGCGTACGAGGGCATCCCGCACCTGATCACGCCGATCATCACCAACCCGAAGCGGGCCGCCGAGGCGCTCCAGTGGGTCGTGCGCGAGATGGACCTGCGCTACGACGACCTCGCCGCCTACGGCTACCGGCACATCGACGACTTCAACCGCGCGGTGCGCGAGGGCAAGGTCAAGCCGCCCGAGGGCAGCGAGCGCGAGCTCCAGCCGTACCCGTACCTGCTGGTGATCGTGGACGAGCTGGCCGACCTGATGATGGTGGCGCCCCGTGACGTCGAGGACGCCATCGTGCGCATCACGCAGCTCGCCCGCGCGGCCGGCATCCACCTGGTGCTCGCCACCCAGCGGCCGTCCGTGGACGTCGTCACCGGCCTGATCAAGGCCAACGTGCCCTCGCGGCTGGCCTTCGCCACCTCCTCCCTCGCGGACTCGCGGGTCATCCTCGACCAGCCGGGCGCCGAGAAGCTGATCGGCAAGGGCGACGGCCTCTTCCTGCCGATGGGCGCCAACAAGCCGACCCGCATGCAGGGCGCCTTCGTCACCGAGGAGGAGGTGCAGGCGGTCGTCCGGCACTGCAAGGAGCAGATGGCGCCCGTCTTCCGGGACGACGTCACCGTCGGGACCAAGCAGAAGAAGGAGATCGACGAGGACATCGGCGACGACCTCGACCTGCTGTGCCAGGCGGCCGAGCTGGTCGTCTCCACGCAGTTCGGGTCGACCTCCATGCTCCAGCGCAAGCTGCGCGTCGGCTTCGCCAAGGCCGGGCGGCTGATGGACCTGATGGAGTCGCGGAGCATCGTCGGACCGAGCGAAGGCTCAAAGGCTCGTGACGTTCTTGTGAAGCCTGACGAGCTGGACGGCGTGCTCGCCGTGATCCGGGGGGAGTCTGAGGGGTAG
- a CDS encoding helix-turn-helix domain-containing protein, with product MSIGNSPEDERPIADVSPDVPDEVSEDAPQESRPSVGRALQQARIAAGLTVDDITTATRVRIAIVHAIEADDFAPCGGDVYARGHIRTLAKAVGLDPAELLAQFDAEHGGRPAPTPAAPLFEAERIRPERRGPNWTAAMVAAIVAVIGFVAFTFVKGGDDAANEASVAEGAQPSAGESASPSAKPKKPADPQPDPTDSAIAAAPRDKVTVKVTAADGRSWISATDHNGRLLFDDILERGDSKTFQDNEKIKLVLGDAGAIELYVNGKKIEDDFQPGAVERLTYTKGDPQAG from the coding sequence GTGTCCATCGGCAACTCCCCTGAAGACGAGCGTCCGATCGCAGACGTGTCCCCAGACGTTCCTGACGAGGTCTCCGAAGACGCCCCTCAGGAATCCCGCCCCTCCGTCGGCCGCGCCCTGCAGCAGGCGCGGATCGCCGCCGGGCTGACCGTCGACGACATCACCACCGCCACCCGGGTCCGGATCGCCATCGTGCACGCCATCGAGGCGGACGACTTCGCTCCGTGCGGCGGGGACGTGTACGCGCGCGGTCACATCAGAACCCTCGCCAAAGCCGTCGGGCTGGATCCGGCGGAGCTGCTCGCGCAGTTCGACGCCGAGCACGGAGGCCGTCCGGCGCCGACTCCGGCCGCGCCCCTGTTCGAGGCGGAACGCATCCGTCCGGAGCGGCGCGGGCCCAACTGGACCGCTGCCATGGTCGCCGCGATCGTCGCCGTGATCGGCTTCGTCGCCTTCACGTTCGTCAAGGGCGGCGACGACGCCGCCAACGAGGCGAGCGTCGCCGAGGGCGCCCAGCCGTCGGCCGGCGAGTCCGCCTCGCCGAGCGCCAAGCCGAAGAAGCCCGCCGATCCCCAGCCGGACCCGACCGACAGCGCCATCGCCGCCGCGCCCCGGGACAAGGTGACCGTCAAGGTCACCGCCGCCGACGGACGCAGCTGGATCTCCGCCACGGACCACAACGGCCGGCTGCTCTTCGACGACATCCTCGAGCGGGGCGACTCCAAGACCTTCCAGGACAACGAGAAGATCAAGCTCGTCCTCGGCGACGCCGGTGCCATCGAGCTCTACGTCAACGGCAAGAAGATCGAGGACGACTTCCAGCCGGGCGCCGTGGAACGCCTGACGTACACGAAGGGCGACCCGCAGGCCGGCTAG
- the rimO gene encoding 30S ribosomal protein S12 methylthiotransferase RimO, producing MPESRTVALVTLGCARNEVDSEELAGRLEADGWKLVDDAEEADVAVVNTCGFVEAAKKDSVDALLEANDLKGHGRTQAVVAVGCMAERYGKELAEALPEADGVLGFDDYTDISDRLQTILNGGIHAAHTPRDRRKLLPISPAERQEAGASVALPGHAPADLPEGVAPASGPRAPLRRRLDGSPVASVKLASGCDRRCSFCAIPSFRGSFISRRPSDVLNETRWLAEQGVKEIMLVSENNTSYGKDLGDIRLLESLLPNLAEVDGIERVRVSYLQPAEMRPGLIDVLTSTEKVVPYFDLSFQHSAPNVLRAMRRFGDTDRFLELLDTIRSKAPEAGVRSNFIVGFPGESASDLAELERFLNHARLDAIGVFGYSDEEGTEAATYGDKLDEDVVAERLARVSRLAEELVSQRAEERVGATVRVLVESVDTSDEGDGVRGRAEHQAPETDGQVLLTSGEGLRVGSMVEAKVVGTEGVDLVAEPLPGPSAWREEAGR from the coding sequence ATGCCTGAAAGCCGCACCGTCGCACTCGTCACCCTTGGCTGCGCCCGTAACGAGGTGGACTCGGAGGAGCTCGCAGGCCGTCTGGAGGCGGACGGCTGGAAGCTCGTCGACGACGCCGAGGAAGCGGACGTCGCCGTCGTGAACACGTGCGGCTTCGTCGAGGCCGCCAAGAAGGACTCCGTGGACGCCCTGCTGGAGGCCAACGACCTCAAGGGCCACGGAAGAACGCAGGCCGTCGTGGCGGTGGGCTGCATGGCCGAGCGGTACGGCAAGGAGCTGGCCGAGGCCCTTCCCGAGGCCGACGGCGTCCTCGGCTTCGACGACTACACCGACATCTCCGACCGCCTGCAGACCATCCTGAACGGCGGCATCCACGCCGCCCACACCCCGCGCGACCGGCGCAAGCTGCTGCCGATCAGCCCCGCCGAGCGCCAGGAGGCCGGCGCCTCCGTCGCCCTGCCCGGGCACGCCCCGGCCGACCTCCCCGAGGGCGTCGCGCCCGCCTCCGGGCCCCGCGCGCCCCTGCGCCGCCGCCTGGACGGCTCCCCGGTCGCCTCGGTGAAGCTGGCCTCCGGCTGCGACCGGCGCTGCTCCTTCTGCGCCATCCCGTCCTTCCGCGGCTCCTTCATCTCCCGCCGCCCGAGCGACGTGCTGAACGAGACGCGGTGGCTGGCCGAGCAGGGCGTCAAGGAGATCATGCTGGTCTCCGAGAACAACACCTCCTACGGCAAGGACCTGGGCGACATCCGCCTGCTGGAGTCGCTGCTGCCGAACCTCGCCGAGGTCGACGGCATCGAGCGGGTGCGCGTCAGCTACCTCCAGCCCGCCGAGATGCGCCCCGGCCTGATCGACGTGCTGACCTCCACCGAGAAGGTCGTGCCCTACTTCGACCTCTCCTTCCAGCACTCCGCGCCGAACGTGCTCCGCGCGATGCGCCGCTTCGGCGACACCGACCGCTTCCTGGAACTGCTGGACACCATCCGGAGCAAGGCGCCCGAGGCCGGCGTGCGCTCCAACTTCATCGTGGGCTTCCCCGGCGAGTCCGCCTCCGACCTCGCCGAGCTGGAGCGGTTCCTGAACCATGCGCGGCTGGACGCCATCGGTGTCTTCGGCTACTCCGACGAGGAGGGCACCGAGGCGGCGACCTACGGCGACAAGCTGGACGAGGACGTCGTCGCCGAGCGGCTGGCACGCGTCTCCCGCCTCGCCGAGGAACTCGTCTCGCAGCGCGCCGAGGAGCGCGTGGGCGCCACCGTGCGGGTGCTCGTCGAGTCCGTGGACACCTCCGACGAGGGGGACGGCGTCCGCGGGCGTGCGGAGCACCAGGCACCCGAGACCGACGGTCAGGTGCTGCTCACGAGCGGCGAAGGCCTGCGGGTCGGAAGTATGGTCGAGGCGAAGGTGGTCGGTACGGAGGGTGTCGACCTGGTGGCCGAGCCGCTGCCGGGGCCGTCCGCGTGGCGTGAGGAGGCCGGCAGATGA
- the pgsA gene encoding CDP-diacylglycerol--glycerol-3-phosphate 3-phosphatidyltransferase, with amino-acid sequence MTGVPASAAGGSSGARRTGGATEGGAAGRGGKIAAAAVNQASVWNVANLLTMLRLLLVPAFVALMLGNGGYDPAWRSFAWAAFAVAMITDLFDGHLARTYDLVTDFGKIADPIADKAIMGAALICLSALGDLPWWVTAVILGRELGITVLRFVVIRYGVIPASRGGKLKTLTQGVAVGMYVLALTGPLATLRFWVMAAAVVLTVATGLDYVKQAIVLRRRGIAERRAALKETEV; translated from the coding sequence ATGACGGGAGTCCCGGCGTCCGCGGCGGGCGGTTCCTCCGGTGCGCGCAGGACCGGCGGTGCGACCGAGGGCGGGGCCGCCGGGCGCGGCGGCAAGATCGCGGCCGCCGCCGTCAACCAGGCGAGCGTGTGGAACGTCGCCAATCTGCTGACGATGCTCCGGCTGCTCCTCGTACCGGCCTTCGTGGCCCTGATGCTCGGCAACGGCGGGTACGACCCGGCCTGGCGCTCCTTCGCCTGGGCGGCCTTCGCCGTCGCCATGATCACCGACCTGTTCGACGGCCACCTGGCGCGCACCTACGACCTCGTCACCGACTTCGGGAAGATCGCCGACCCCATCGCCGACAAGGCGATCATGGGGGCGGCGCTCATCTGCCTGTCCGCCCTGGGTGACCTCCCGTGGTGGGTGACGGCCGTGATCCTCGGCCGGGAACTCGGCATCACCGTGCTGCGTTTCGTGGTCATCCGGTACGGCGTCATCCCCGCGAGCCGGGGCGGCAAACTCAAGACCCTCACCCAGGGCGTGGCCGTCGGCATGTACGTCCTGGCGCTGACAGGCCCCCTGGCGACCCTGAGGTTCTGGGTGATGGCGGCGGCGGTCGTCCTGACCGTGGCGACCGGGCTGGACTACGTGAAACAGGCCATTGTGCTGCGCCGCCGGGGAATCGCCGAGCGCAGAGCGGCGTTGAAGGAGACGGAAGTTTGA
- a CDS encoding CinA family protein: MSSTAADVVRLLTVRGETLAVAESLTGGLVAAGITAVPGASRAFRGSVTAYATELKRDLLGVDGELLTARGAVDPQVAAQMAAGVRKALGADWGIATTGVAGPDPQDGQPVGTVFVAVDGPCTADGGSAGGGKVEALRLNGDRAEIRMESVRSVLALLVRGLAGEQTGNERAQDTERNGGF, translated from the coding sequence TTGAGTTCCACGGCCGCAGACGTGGTGCGGCTACTCACGGTCAGGGGCGAGACCCTCGCGGTCGCCGAGTCGCTGACCGGTGGACTGGTGGCGGCCGGGATCACTGCGGTCCCCGGCGCCTCCAGGGCCTTCCGGGGATCGGTCACCGCCTACGCGACGGAGCTGAAGCGGGACCTGCTCGGCGTCGACGGAGAACTGCTCACGGCACGCGGAGCGGTGGACCCGCAGGTCGCCGCCCAGATGGCGGCAGGCGTACGGAAGGCGCTGGGCGCCGACTGGGGCATCGCGACGACGGGCGTGGCCGGCCCCGACCCGCAGGACGGACAGCCGGTGGGCACCGTCTTCGTGGCCGTGGACGGCCCCTGCACAGCAGACGGCGGTTCCGCCGGTGGCGGAAAAGTGGAGGCGCTGCGGTTGAACGGCGATCGCGCGGAAATTCGTATGGAGAGTGTACGGAGCGTACTCGCACTCCTCGTGAGGGGGCTTGCGGGCGAACAGACCGGGAATGAGCGGGCACAGGATACGGAACGGAACGGGGGGTTTTGA
- a CDS encoding helix-turn-helix domain-containing protein codes for MILLRRLLGDVLRRQRQRQGRTLREVSSSARVSLGYLSEVERGQKEASSELLSAICDALDVRMSELMREVSDELALAELAQSAAATPSETVPAPVRPMLGSVSVTGVPPERVTIKAPAEAVDVVAA; via the coding sequence ATGATTCTGCTCCGTCGCCTACTGGGTGACGTGCTGCGTCGGCAGCGCCAACGCCAGGGCCGTACTCTGCGCGAAGTCTCCTCGTCCGCCCGAGTCTCACTCGGCTATCTCTCCGAGGTGGAGCGGGGGCAGAAGGAGGCCTCTTCCGAACTGCTCTCCGCCATCTGCGACGCGCTGGACGTACGGATGTCCGAACTCATGCGGGAAGTGAGCGACGAGCTCGCGCTCGCCGAGCTGGCCCAGTCCGCTGCGGCCACGCCCAGCGAGACCGTTCCCGCGCCGGTTCGCCCGATGCTTGGTTCCGTGTCGGTGACCGGTGTGCCACCGGAACGGGTGACCATCAAGGCGCCCGCGGAGGCGGTGGACGTCGTCGCCGCCTGA
- a CDS encoding Dps family protein: protein MYVVKSPLSDADLKAVSEALQGGLVDLVDLALVAKQIHWNVVGPRFRSVHLQLDELVDTARTHSDTVAERASALGVSPDGRAATVAVGSGIDVTPDGWVDDNTAVQTIVDALGAVITRMRERIAATGDPDPVSQDIFIQVTADLEKQHWMFQAGNG, encoded by the coding sequence ATGTACGTCGTGAAGAGCCCGTTGTCCGACGCGGACCTGAAGGCCGTCTCCGAGGCGCTCCAGGGCGGCCTCGTGGACCTGGTGGACCTGGCCCTGGTGGCCAAGCAGATCCACTGGAACGTGGTCGGCCCGCGGTTCCGTTCCGTCCATCTCCAGCTCGACGAACTCGTCGACACGGCGCGCACGCACTCGGACACCGTGGCCGAGCGAGCCTCCGCGCTGGGAGTCTCCCCCGACGGTCGTGCCGCGACCGTGGCCGTCGGCAGCGGCATCGACGTGACGCCGGACGGCTGGGTCGACGACAACACCGCGGTGCAGACGATCGTGGACGCGCTGGGCGCGGTGATCACGCGGATGCGGGAGCGGATCGCGGCGACCGGGGACCCCGACCCGGTGAGCCAGGACATCTTCATCCAGGTCACCGCCGATCTCGAGAAGCAGCATTGGATGTTCCAGGCCGGGAACGGCTGA
- a CDS encoding ArsR/SmtB family transcription factor, whose translation MVVDGVSEGTEAAEDGVDRLFHALADTTRRDILRRCVRDDLSVSRLAETYPMSFAAVQKHVAVLERAGLVVKRRRGREQLVRTDPDAVDRARQALDELETAWRGRVERMSRLLAGEAETDVPNPLEGPER comes from the coding sequence ATGGTTGTAGATGGAGTCTCCGAAGGAACGGAAGCAGCCGAAGACGGCGTGGACCGCCTGTTCCACGCCCTGGCCGACACGACGCGCCGCGACATCCTGCGCCGCTGCGTTCGGGACGACCTGTCGGTGTCGCGACTGGCCGAGACCTACCCGATGAGTTTCGCCGCGGTGCAGAAACACGTCGCGGTGCTGGAGCGGGCCGGCCTGGTGGTCAAGCGGCGCCGTGGACGGGAGCAGCTCGTGCGCACCGATCCCGACGCCGTGGACCGGGCCCGTCAGGCACTGGACGAGCTCGAGACCGCCTGGCGCGGGCGGGTGGAGCGGATGTCCCGTCTGCTCGCCGGAGAAGCGGAAACCGACGTGCCCAACCCGCTGGAAGGACCGGAACGATGA
- a CDS encoding SRPBCC family protein, whose product MSVTSLNKDLENLTLTLIADFSAPVERVWELWSDPRQLERWWGPPTYPATVERHDLTPGGDVTYFMTGPEGDKYRGWWRVATVDAPRSLEFTDGFADQDGVPDVAMPTTATRVTLTERDGGTRMEMLAVFDTREQMDQLMKMGMEEGLREAAGQMDALLVG is encoded by the coding sequence ATGAGCGTCACCAGTCTGAACAAGGACCTCGAGAACCTGACCCTCACCCTGATCGCCGACTTCTCCGCTCCCGTGGAACGGGTGTGGGAACTGTGGTCCGACCCCCGGCAGCTGGAGCGCTGGTGGGGCCCGCCGACCTACCCGGCGACGGTGGAACGGCACGACCTGACCCCGGGCGGGGACGTCACGTACTTCATGACCGGACCCGAGGGGGACAAGTACCGCGGCTGGTGGCGGGTCGCCACGGTGGACGCGCCGAGGTCCCTGGAGTTCACCGACGGGTTCGCCGACCAGGACGGGGTGCCCGACGTCGCCATGCCGACGACCGCGACCAGGGTCACGCTCACCGAGCGCGACGGCGGCACCCGCATGGAGATGCTGGCGGTCTTCGACACCCGGGAGCAGATGGACCAGCTGATGAAGATGGGCATGGAGGAGGGCCTGCGCGAGGCGGCCGGCCAGATGGACGCCCTGCTCGTCGGCTGA
- a CDS encoding DNA-formamidopyrimidine glycosylase family protein: MPEGDTVWQAARRLHDALAGKVLTRSDFRVPRYATADLTGRAVLDVTPRGKHLLARVEGGLTVHSHLRMDGSWKVFATGRRWSGGAAHQIRAVLGTVDRTAVGYRLPVLEILRTADEERAVGHLGPDLLGPDWDPDRALANLLGDPARPLGEALLDQRNLAGIGNVYKCELCFLLGVTPWLPVGELPAPHAAKVPALAKRLLEANRDRPVRRTTGLRGADLFVYGRAPRPCLRCGTSVRVADQGDGSRERPTYWCPACQAGPAPIRAATGPRGEPGWQRGPR; this comes from the coding sequence ATGCCCGAAGGAGACACGGTCTGGCAGGCCGCGCGGCGGTTGCACGACGCCCTCGCCGGCAAGGTGCTGACGCGCAGCGACTTCCGCGTCCCCCGCTACGCCACGGCCGACCTCACCGGCCGCGCGGTCCTGGACGTCACCCCGCGCGGCAAGCATCTGCTGGCCCGCGTGGAGGGCGGTCTGACGGTGCACTCGCACCTGCGGATGGACGGCTCCTGGAAGGTGTTCGCCACCGGCCGGCGCTGGAGCGGCGGCGCGGCGCACCAGATCCGCGCCGTGCTCGGCACCGTCGACCGCACGGCCGTCGGCTACCGCCTCCCGGTGCTGGAGATCCTCCGCACGGCCGACGAGGAGCGCGCAGTAGGCCACCTCGGCCCCGACCTGCTGGGCCCGGACTGGGACCCCGACCGGGCTCTGGCCAACCTGCTGGGCGACCCCGCCCGCCCCCTGGGCGAGGCCCTGCTGGACCAACGCAATCTCGCCGGTATCGGCAATGTCTACAAGTGCGAGCTCTGTTTCCTGCTCGGCGTCACTCCCTGGCTGCCCGTCGGGGAGCTGCCCGCCCCGCACGCCGCGAAGGTGCCCGCGCTGGCGAAGCGGCTGCTGGAGGCCAACCGAGACCGCCCGGTCCGCCGCACGACGGGCCTGCGCGGCGCGGACCTGTTCGTGTACGGCCGGGCGCCCCGGCCCTGCCTGCGCTGCGGTACCTCGGTCCGGGTGGCCGACCAGGGCGACGGTTCGCGTGAGCGTCCCACCTACTGGTGTCCGGCCTGCCAGGCCGGCCCCGCCCCCATCCGCGCCGCCACCGGCCCGCGGGGCGAGCCCGGGTGGCAGCGCGGGCCGCGCTGA